In Oncorhynchus clarkii lewisi isolate Uvic-CL-2024 chromosome 16, UVic_Ocla_1.0, whole genome shotgun sequence, one genomic interval encodes:
- the LOC139368005 gene encoding prolyl 4-hydroxylase subunit alpha-1-like isoform X2, giving the protein MKRLNTEWGELESLVLKDMSDGFISNLTIQRQYFPNDDDQTGAAKALMRLQDTYRLDTHTISSGELPGTNKDVAMSPMTVEDCFELGKIAYSDADYYHTELWMEQALKQLDGGEESTVDMVTILDYLSYSIYQQGELERALDYTKRLLKLDSAHQRANGNLKYFEYQLAKQNKVEAEEGQKEKEKREREKREASDKKGRPADYLPERRKYEQLCRGEGIKMTPRRQSRMFCRYSDNNHHPLYVLGPVKQEDEWDRPRIIRYHDILSNSEIEKVKELAKPRLRRATISNPITGVLETAHYRISKSAWLTAYEDPVVDKINQRIEDITGLNVKTAEELQVANYGVGGQYEPHFDFGRKDEPDAFKELGTGNRIATWLIYMSDVPSGGATVFTDVGAAVWPKKGSAVFWYNLFASGEGDYSTRHAACPVLVGNKWVSNKWMHERGQEFRRRCTLNESE; this is encoded by the exons ATGAAGAGGCTCAACACAGAGTGGGGAGAGCTGGAGAGCCTGGTTCTCAAGGACATGTCTGATG GGTTCATCTCTAACCTGACCATCCAGAGACAGTACTTCCCCAATGATGACGACCAGACGGGGGCAGCCAAGGCCCTGATGAGGCTTCAGGACACCTACCGGCTGGACACGCACACCATATCCTCAGGAGAGCTTCCTG GAACCAATAAGGATGTCGCTATGAGCCCTATGACAGTGGAGGACTGCTTTGAGCTGGGGAAGATAGCCTACTCTGATGCCGACTACTACCACACAGAGCTGTGGATGGAGCAGGCCCTGAAACAGCTGGACGGGGGAGAGGAGTCCACCGTGGACATGGTGACCATCCTGGACTACCTCAGCTACTCCATCTACCAGCAGGGGGAGCTAGAGAGAGCCTTGGACTACACCAAGAGACTACTCAAATTGG ACTCTGCCCACCAGCGAGCCAACGGCAACCTGAAGTACTTTGAGTACCAGCTGGCCAAGCAGAACAAGGTGGAGGCGGAGGAGGgccagaaggagaaggagaagagagagagggagaagagagaggcatCTGACAAGAAGGGCAGACCTGCAGACTACCTGCCTGAGAGGAGGAAATATGAACAGCTGTGTCGCGGCGAAGGCATCAAGATG ACCCCTCGTCGCCAGAGTCGTATGTTCTGTCGTTACTCTGACAACAACCACCACCCCCTGTACGTGCTGGGTCCCGTCAAGCAGGAGGACGAGTGGGACCGCCCACGCATCATCCGTTACCACGACATCCTCTCCAATAGTGAGATCGAGAAGGTTAAAGAGCTGGCCAAACCCAGG CTGCGCCGGGCCACCATCTCCAACCCCATTACTGGTGTGCTGGAGACCGCCCACTATCGCATCAGCAAGAG TGCATGGCTAACCGCCTACGAAGATCCAGTAGTGGACAAGATAAACCAGCGCATTGAGGACATCACCGGCTTGAATGTCAAGACTGCAGAGGAGCTACAG GTGGCAAATTACGGCGTGGGCGGGCAATACGAGCCCCACTTTGACTTTGGACGG AAAGATGAACCGGATGCATTTAAGGAGCTGGGCACCGGGAACCGCATCGCCACCTGGCTCATTTAC ATGAGTGACGTACCTTCAGGAGGAGCCACTGTCTTTACTGATGTGGGAGCTGCAGTGTGGCCCAAAAAG GGAAGTGCAGTGTTCTGGTATAACCTGTTTGCCAGTGGAGAGGGTGACTACAGCACACGGCACGCAGCCTGCCCTGTCCTAGTGGGCAACAAGTGGG TGTCTAACAAGTGGATGCACGAGCGAGGCCAGGAGTTCAGGAGACGTTGCACTCTGAACGAATCAGAATGA
- the LOC139368005 gene encoding prolyl 4-hydroxylase subunit alpha-1-like isoform X1, giving the protein MELRGVCCVLLTCLFYTSSADKDFFTSIGQMTDLLYTEKDLVTSLKDYIRAEEDKLEQVKKWAEKLDVLSATATQDPEGFLGHPVNAFKLMKRLNTEWGELESLVLKDMSDGFISNLTIQRQYFPNDDDQTGAAKALMRLQDTYRLDTHTISSGELPGTNKDVAMSPMTVEDCFELGKIAYSDADYYHTELWMEQALKQLDGGEESTVDMVTILDYLSYSIYQQGELERALDYTKRLLKLDSAHQRANGNLKYFEYQLAKQNKVEAEEGQKEKEKREREKREASDKKGRPADYLPERRKYEQLCRGEGIKMTPRRQSRMFCRYSDNNHHPLYVLGPVKQEDEWDRPRIIRYHDILSNSEIEKVKELAKPRLRRATISNPITGVLETAHYRISKSAWLTAYEDPVVDKINQRIEDITGLNVKTAEELQVANYGVGGQYEPHFDFGRKDEPDAFKELGTGNRIATWLIYMSDVPSGGATVFTDVGAAVWPKKGSAVFWYNLFASGEGDYSTRHAACPVLVGNKWVSNKWMHERGQEFRRRCTLNESE; this is encoded by the exons ATGGAGTTGAGGGGAGTCTGTTGTGTGTTGTTGACCTGTCTATTCTACACATCCTCTGCTGACAAAGATTTCTTCACTTCCATCG GTCAGATGACCGATCTGCTGTACACAGAGAAGGACCTGGTCACCTCTCTGAAGGATTACATCAGAGCTGAGGAGGACAAACTAGAGCAGGTCAAAAA GTGGGCTGAGAAGCTGGATGTGTTGTCGGCCACAGCCACTCAGGACCCAGAAGGCTTCCTGGGCCACCCGGTCAACGCCTTCAAGCTGATGAAGAGGCTCAACACAGAGTGGGGAGAGCTGGAGAGCCTGGTTCTCAAGGACATGTCTGATG GGTTCATCTCTAACCTGACCATCCAGAGACAGTACTTCCCCAATGATGACGACCAGACGGGGGCAGCCAAGGCCCTGATGAGGCTTCAGGACACCTACCGGCTGGACACGCACACCATATCCTCAGGAGAGCTTCCTG GAACCAATAAGGATGTCGCTATGAGCCCTATGACAGTGGAGGACTGCTTTGAGCTGGGGAAGATAGCCTACTCTGATGCCGACTACTACCACACAGAGCTGTGGATGGAGCAGGCCCTGAAACAGCTGGACGGGGGAGAGGAGTCCACCGTGGACATGGTGACCATCCTGGACTACCTCAGCTACTCCATCTACCAGCAGGGGGAGCTAGAGAGAGCCTTGGACTACACCAAGAGACTACTCAAATTGG ACTCTGCCCACCAGCGAGCCAACGGCAACCTGAAGTACTTTGAGTACCAGCTGGCCAAGCAGAACAAGGTGGAGGCGGAGGAGGgccagaaggagaaggagaagagagagagggagaagagagaggcatCTGACAAGAAGGGCAGACCTGCAGACTACCTGCCTGAGAGGAGGAAATATGAACAGCTGTGTCGCGGCGAAGGCATCAAGATG ACCCCTCGTCGCCAGAGTCGTATGTTCTGTCGTTACTCTGACAACAACCACCACCCCCTGTACGTGCTGGGTCCCGTCAAGCAGGAGGACGAGTGGGACCGCCCACGCATCATCCGTTACCACGACATCCTCTCCAATAGTGAGATCGAGAAGGTTAAAGAGCTGGCCAAACCCAGG CTGCGCCGGGCCACCATCTCCAACCCCATTACTGGTGTGCTGGAGACCGCCCACTATCGCATCAGCAAGAG TGCATGGCTAACCGCCTACGAAGATCCAGTAGTGGACAAGATAAACCAGCGCATTGAGGACATCACCGGCTTGAATGTCAAGACTGCAGAGGAGCTACAG GTGGCAAATTACGGCGTGGGCGGGCAATACGAGCCCCACTTTGACTTTGGACGG AAAGATGAACCGGATGCATTTAAGGAGCTGGGCACCGGGAACCGCATCGCCACCTGGCTCATTTAC ATGAGTGACGTACCTTCAGGAGGAGCCACTGTCTTTACTGATGTGGGAGCTGCAGTGTGGCCCAAAAAG GGAAGTGCAGTGTTCTGGTATAACCTGTTTGCCAGTGGAGAGGGTGACTACAGCACACGGCACGCAGCCTGCCCTGTCCTAGTGGGCAACAAGTGGG TGTCTAACAAGTGGATGCACGAGCGAGGCCAGGAGTTCAGGAGACGTTGCACTCTGAACGAATCAGAATGA
- the c16h10orf88 gene encoding ATPase PAAT, whose amino-acid sequence MASIDVSTSKDEPVNGHTSWACKSQERQLSDILLPVQSSINTDISQIDRDTPNGCVPVLLEQVEQGSPCVITLCCAPHCPALITSLLVTSEARTIEVYSQAGDYCGTSRGERDPNTQPDSAERGPFYRKHLILESPAASCEVKLLSLGGRGSVAVARVVMGLQTLTPVDCSLSLGPSIDMLRVQSMVEEMGASLSPGAQSLMNMVQFQQKNKADSLSGFLPLLVSSGALSALARVTNGPSSAPADIQHPSVNTSLQPDEMSDSASSDPWPQSRAACDTHTGLADMMSPFLNGQPGGRRPCISPDLLPMLQSVCGQVTQLRIEDASKTSNGPRQEHACCRGLEQVLERCLGEMERRLMEHMDQRLDAMQLRLETALLQTLALPLNHLKTTAPTPDQPQALH is encoded by the exons ATGGCCAGTATTGACGTGAGTACAAGCAAAGATGAACCTGTCAACGGGCACACGTCATGGGCTTGCAAATCACAGGAGCGCCAACTCTCTGACATCCTTCTCCCAGTACAGTCAAGTATCAACACTGACATCAGTCAGATCGACAGAGACACACCAAACGG GTGTGTTCCAGTGCTCCTGGAGCAGGTTGAGCAGGGGTCTCCGTGTGTCATCACCCTGTGCTGTGCACCCCACTGCCCTGCCCTCATCACCAGCCTGCTGGTGACCAGCGAGGCCCGCACAATTGAGGTCTACTCCCAGGCTGGGGACTACTGTGGCACCAGTCGCGGGGAAAGAGACCCCAACACACAGCCTGACAg TGCAGAGAGAGGACCCTTCTACAGGAAACACTTAATATTGGAGTCCCCCGCCGCATCATGTGAGGTGAAG CTGCTGTCTCTTGGTGGGCGAGGGAGCGTGGCTGTGGCTCGGGTCGTGATGGGCCTACAGACACTGACACCTGTGGACTGCTCTCTGAGCCTGGGGCCCAGCATCGACATGCTCCGTGTGCAGTCCATGGTGGAGGAGATGGGCGCCAGCCTCTCACCGGGGGCCCAGAGCCTCATGAACATGGTCCAGTTTCAGCAGAAG AACAAAGCTGACTCACTGAGTGGGTTTCTGCCCCTCCTCGTGAGCAGCGGGGCTCTCTCTGCTCTTGCTAGAGTAACTAACGGACCCTCTTCAGCTCCAGCGGACATTCAACACCCCTCAGTCAACACTAGCCTCCAGCCAGACGAGATgtctgactctgcctcctcagATCCATGGCCCCAGTCTCGTGCAGCCTGCGATACTCACACCGGCCTGGCAGACATGATGTCACCCTTTCTTAACGGCCAGCCAGGAGGACGGAGGCCATGCATCAGCCCAGACTTGCTCCCTATGCTGCAGAGTGTGTGTGGGCAGGTGACGCAGCTCCGCATCGAGGATGCCTCAAAGACATCCAACGGCCCGCG GCAGGAGCATGCATGCTGCAGAGGGCTGGAGCAGGTCCTGGAGAGATGTCTGGGCGAGATGGAAAGGAGGCTGATGGAACACATGGACCAGCGACTGGATGCCATGCAGCTGCGCCTGGAAACGGCCTTACTGCAGACCCTGGCCCTTCCCCTTAACCACCTCAAGACCACAGCACCCACGCCTGACCAGCCTCAGGCCCTGCACTAA
- the LOC139368006 gene encoding arginase-1-like: MVLIKSSRGLQLAFRIYKRSHHHSVGIIGAPFSKGQPRDGVEKGPDLIRSAGLVEKLRAQGCAVKDYGNVTFEEVANDEPIGNVKRPRAVGSANQRLSAAVHAVKNDGHTCVMLGGDHSLAIGSIQGHAAAKKDLCVVWVDAHADINTPLTSPTGNIHGQPMSYLIHELHSKIPVLPNFSWIKPCVSAKDIVYIGLRDVDPEEHHILTLLGVKGYSMTEVDRLGISKVMEETCDYIFSKVKKPIHLSYDIDALDPSISPATGTPVVGGLTYREGVYITEHICQTGMLSAVDMVEVNPKRGKTEEEISSTVNTAVDLIRGCFGKLREGNHPADYKMPLP, from the exons ATGGTCCTTATAAAGAGCTCGAGAGGATTACAACTCGCCTTCCGAATTTATAAGCGAAGTCATCATCACTCAGTTGGAATTATTGGAGCGCCTTTTTCAAAAGGACAG CCGAGGGATGGTGTGGAGAAAGGACCAGACCTCATTCGCTCTGCCGGATTGGTGGAAAAGCTCAGAGCGCAAG GCTGTGCAGTCAAAGACTATGGCAACGTGACGTTTGAGGAGGTGGCCAACGATGAGCCCATAGGCAATGTGAAGAGACCTAGAGCGGTGGGCAGCGCCAACCAACGTCTGTCTGCTGCCGTCCACGCCGTGAAGAATGACGGACACACCTGTGTGATGCTGGGAGGAGaccacag TTTGGCGATAGGCTCGATCCAGGGGCATGCAGCAGCTAAGAAGGACCTCTGTGTGGTATGGGTGGACGCCCATGCAGACATCAACACACCCCTGACCTCCCCTACAGGCAATATCCACGGACAGCCCATGTCCTACCTCATCCACGAGCTGCACTCCAAG ATTCCAGTTCTGCCCAACTTCTCCTGGATAAAGCCATGTGTATCAGCCAAAGACATAGTCTACATTGGCTTGAGAGACGTGGATCCAGAAGAGCA CCATATCCTGACGTTGCTGGGTGTCAAAGGTTACTCCATGACAGAGGTGGATCGCCTTGGAATATCCAAAGTGATGGAGGAGACATGTGACTACATCTTCTCAAA GGTGAAGAAGCCCATCCACCTGAGCTATGACATCGATGCCCTGGACCCATCCATCTCCCCGGCCACAGGAACACCAGTAGTGGGAGGGCTGACCTACAGAGAGGGAGTCTATATCACAGAGCACATCTGTCAGACAG ggatgctgtctGCAGTGGACATGGTGGAGGTGAACCCAAAGAGAGGCAAGACAGAGGAAGAGATCAGCTCCACGGTCAACACTGCAGTAGATCTGATACGTGGCTGCTTCGGAAAGCTCCGGGAGGGAAACCACCCTGCAGACTACAAGATGCCCCTGCCTTGA